The DNA region ATAAAAGCAAGATAAAACCTGTTATAACCTTTCTGAAACCTGTATCATCGGCCATAGCTATAGGTACCGGTGGGCCATTTGGCGCCGAGGGGCCTATTATTGCAACCGGCGGGGCACTTGGTTCAACCTTTGGCCAGTTATTCAAAATATCGCCCAACGAGCGTAAAATTATTTTGGCAGCAGGAGCAACAGCGGGTATGTCGGCCATATTTGGCACACCCATAGCAGCGGTGTTTTTAGCTATTGAGCTGTTGCTGTTCGAGTTTTCGCCCAGGGCCATATTACCGGTGGCATTAGCTTGTATCACCGGAGCAGCCGGACACCATCTATTGTTTGAAGCCGGACCTGTATTCCCGATGCCTGATGTAGATACACCTTCAAATACCGCCCTGGCTATTTATAGCATCATTGGCCTGGTCATTGGCTTTATATCATTAGGGCTTACCAAAATAGTTTATTTTATTGAAGATAGCTTTGAAAAACTGCCCATCCACTGGATGTGGTGGCCTGCAATTGGTGGCCTGGCAGTAGGACTGATAGGCTATTTTGCGCCGCACACCCTTGGTGTAGGATATGATAATATCATCACTATTCTTTCGGGCACATTATCATTGATGTTAATTGTGCGTTTGTGTTTATTCAAATTCCTTTCATGGGCAATAGCCCTGGGCAGCGGTACTTCGGGCGGTACGCTGGCTCCATTGTTAACTATTGGCGGCGCGGCTGGTGCAGCTTTTGGTGCACTGGTGCACCTGGTATTTCCTGATTCGGGTATAAGTATTCCAATAGCCGCGCTTATTGGCATGGCCGCTATGTTTGCAGGTGCTTCAAGGGCCTATTTAACCAGTATCACCTTCGCGCTGGAAGCCACTATGCAATCGCATGCATTGCTGCCGCTGCTCGGCGCTTGTACAGCATCATACCTGGTTTCGTTCTTCCTGATGGAGAATACCATCATGACCGAAAAAATCGCCCGTCGCGGTGTATACACACCTGACTCGTACGAGCCCGATTTGTTACAGGTATTGACTGTTGCCGACGTTAACAATGACGTTGGTGAAACCTTAAAAAGCAATAGTACCATAGCCGAAACCAGGGCCCGGCTTACCGGAAATAATATTGCCCAGAGTTTTTTTATAGTGACTAATAATGATGGCAGCTATGCAGGTATGGTTAGCCTGGCCGACATTTATAACCACAGTATTTCTGCTGAACTCACCATAAGTAATATAACCCGGGCAAGTAAACAGGCCGTGAAGAGCAATGATCCGCTGAAACGCGTTGTGGAGATTATGGCTGAAGAATCGGTAGAGGTGCTTCCCGTTATTGCCGCCGGAAATACCATAACCGGGCAAATCTCCTATAAAGAGATCTTAAACACCTACTATCAGTATGTTGCCGAAAACAGGAAGCAAAATACGCAGATCTCCCTTAAACGGCGTAGGCTTAAAATTGCTGCCCGTGGCCGCAGCAGGGCTAAATCTTAAAAATAAAAGGCGTTTGAATTAAAAAAGAAACCCCGCGTGATGTAAGATCAGGCGGGGTTTCTTTTTTTCTGAACGTTCCTGTCTTGTAAAAAATTAAATACGCCGAAACTGGGTTATTGCTTATTTATTCTATAGCTTTGATTTATAAAACGTTGCTACTTGTTTAGCAGCATTTTATCTTCCATTTCCGCCAATTACACCTGTTTGATTTAACGTTGCTGTTGAAAGTAATATTTAACCATTAAATCATGTTTTATGAAAAAATTTGTAATTGAAAGGGAGCTGCCCGGCGCCGGCAACCTGTCGCCCGAGGAGTTACAGGCTATTTCACAGGCATCGTGTTCGGTTGTAAATGAATTGGGAAAGCCATACCATTGGATCCAGTCGTTTGTTACGGCTGATAAGATCTATTGCATTCACATTGCCGAAAGTGAAGATGTTGTTCGCGAGCATGCCATGAAAGGAGGCTTTCCGATAACCAGCATTGCCGAAGTTAAAGCCATCATTGATCCAACAACAAGCACCGCCACAGTTTAATATCAATGCCGGCTGGTAACAAAACAGGCCCGTATTAAAACTACGGGCCTCTATTATTTTATAGTGATGCGTTTTAGTTACCCGCCGAAACCGAAGCGGTTGTTTTAAACAGCGGATCGGGTTTAAAATAATTGCCGCCTGCAAAACTGATCACATAATCAGATTTAAAATGGGTACTTTTTTTATAATAATCGGTACTGATGATCTGTGCACCTGATTTTTGCGCTGCTATAAATGAGCTCATATCATTTGCGCGGGCTTCTTCTGTATCCGAGTCGGCACGGGTACGGATAATGTACCCTTTCTTAACCAGTTTTTGAATAGCTGCCAGGTCCTTTTTAGCATCATTCATAATGTGAATGGCGGCTTCAGGTGTGCCCGGCAATGCGTCGGCAAACAATACACGGCCTTTTAACGACGGGTGACCGGCGATATAGGCGGCTCTTTTTTCGCCTTTTTCATCAAGAATAAAAATGAATTTCCCTTTGGCCGCTTTAAGCGTTGGCCAATTGTTATGCAGGACAGCAGTTTCAAGGGTTTTGTACGAGCCGCGCACATCATCCGGGGTAATTAAATATTGTTTGCCCAGATAATCTAAAATTTCTTTGTCCAGGTCGGCAAAAGTTTTTGCTGTAAATTTTTCAGGAACGGTAAAGCCTGGTTTTTTTGACGGCTCGTCTTTAGCATTCATGGTAATGTAAATGGGATTATGATCAGGATGTTCATCACTCCACTTTTTTAGCTCCTGCAGGCATAGCTTAAAAGTAGCACAGTTGCTGCGGTAGTCGATATCTTCAATATGAAAAACCTTAAAACCAGGTTCTTTCATTACGCCCCGGGTATCAAACGCCGGCTGTCCCGGCACCCAGTCCAACCCTTTGGGATGCGCGTACTTACCTCCCTTAGTATCGGCATAAACATCTATTTCCAACGCGTTTAGGCCTAAATTGAGCTGATCGGTAAGACTGATATGTTCATAATCGATCTTGCTCATACCAACTGAATCGCGCTTTTGCAGAAAACGGAATAGTTTGGGATCAATTGCCTGCTTATAGCTGTTGTGCGATCCTATTACCTGGAAATGGTTGATGGTTTGATTGTCCGGATCGCTCTTAATTACAGCTGCAGCAAGAATAATACCGGCAAATAACCCGCCTATAAGTTTCATAGTTCAATTGGTTTTAGTGTTTAATAAGTACAAAGCGCAAAGAAAAATCCTTTGCGCTTTGTAAAAAATGGTTTTATTAATAACCCGGGTTTTGTTTCAGGTTAGGGTTTGTTTTTAATTCGGTTGATGGAATTGGGTATAACCTGCGGGTTGGATCGGTGTTCATTTTCAGGTCGTCCGTTTTGCCGCCCATAACCGGTAGCGGATATTCTTTCTCAAACAAACCATAACGGATCAGGTCATTACGGCGCCATGCTTCCCATGAAAGCTCGCGTGCCCGCTCATCCAATAAGGCATCCAAATCAATTGATGTGGCAAGCTCCGCGTGGGCACGGGTACGCAGTTTGTTTACTAATGTAAGTGGCGATTGGAAGTCGCCGTTTACTGTTGTTGGAGTAGCGCCGCGTAAAATAGCTTCAGCTTTCATCAGGTAAATATCCGCCAAACGGAATACCGGTACGTCATTGCTGTTTAAACGGGTAGCCTGGATAATGTTAACATCGGGATAGTATTTAATTGAACGTACACCTTCCGATTGCGAAGTTGTCACATCATTACCCAAATCCATTGGCTTTAAACCGGTAAGTGTTAGTGTTGGAATAATGTTAATTTGCTTGGTAGCATTTGGGGCCGGGTAATAAACCGGTTGGTTGGTGAAGCCGCCATTGCCATCAGGATAATATTGCGGACCAGCCAGCCAGGTTTTGGTACGGTCATCGCCGGGAATGTTAAAGCGGTTATAGAACTCGGGCGTGGTGCTCATGGCGATACTTAAGCCAACGTTAAATCCGTATGCTTGTACCAGGTAATAAAAGAAGCCAAAACGGGTAAACTGGTTGCCGGGTATTTGCTGGTCATAAGGTACCGCAAATATGGTTTCGTTAACCCCGGGACCATTGGTTGGCAAAAATATATCCCTGTATTTAGCATCAAGGAAATAGTTGGTATTGTTTTGAACACTATCGCACATCGCTACTGTTTCCTGGTAGCGGTTTGAGTTAATATATACACCTGAGTTCAGGTACATTTTTGCAAGCAGGGCAAACACCATGCCTTTTGTCGGGCGGCCGTACTGGCCTACGTTTGTTGCTGCATTGCTGGTTTTGGCCGGCAATAAAGGCAAAACGCTTTTAAGCTCGCTTTCAATAAACTCATACACTTTAGCACGCGGCTGATTGGCCGGTTGTGTAGTTACCGGGAAATCAGTAATGATAGGTACGTTTCCATACAGATCCATCATGAAATAAAGGTATAGCGCGCGCATGGCTTTAACTTCGGCAACAGACGATGCTTTTTTTGCCGCCGTTGATGATGAGGCATTGATTACGCTGATAATACGGTTACAGGTATTGATACCGCCAAAGCCCCATTGCCAAACGCTGATAACGTTAGGGTGATCAAAAGTCCAGGTATGGTAGTGTAACTGACGATACTGGCCGCCATCGTCAAAGTTGCCATCGCGAGCGGGCAGGATAGCCTCATCGGTAGACAGGTCCTGCATGCGCCAGTATGGTACAGCATAACTTGACGACAGGTTTGAATAAATGGTACCCAGTAATGCAGTATAATCGGCATCGGTAACCGGGAAGTTTGATTTTACGTATTGTGATTCAACAGGTACATCTAATTTTGTACATGAATATGTGCTCATGATCACAGCAATAGCAGCACATATAAAAAATATCTTTTTCATCTTTTGTCTTTCTGAGGTTTTTTAGAATGATGCGGTTATACCTAAGCTGAACGTGCGTGTTTTAGGATAGAAGTCGCGGTTATCGATACCTGGGGTTAAGCCACCGATATTAACTTCGGGATCAACACCGCGGTATTTGGTGATGATAAAAATGTTGTTGCCCGATGCATAAAAACGCAGGCTTTTTATTGCCTGGATGTGTGGCTTAATGGTATAACCTAAAGTAGCGTTATCCAAACGCAGGTACGAGCCGCTTTCCAGGAAACGATCAGAGATCAGGTAGGCATTGATATCCTTAAATGATTCGCCTAAAGTAAACCTTGGGATGTTCTGCAGTTTTGAATCGGCCGGGTTGTTTAGTGCTGCCAAAGTTGCGTTCAGTATTTTGTTGCCATAAACACCACGTACCAGGAAGTTTAAGTCGAAGCCTTTATAGAAGAAACTGTTGCTCCAGCCATAAACCAATTTCGGCTGCGCATCATATTTAATAAACTGATCGGTAGTAAGCGGTTGAGTAGCCGTTGTTGATCCATCGGCTTTTTGATAGGTACTTACGCCGTTGGCGTTTTTACCTAAATAATGCCACAGGTCAAACGTACCGATAGCATAACCGGGCTGTATGATCTGACTATAATTGCCCGACTGGCCTTTACCGCCCAACTGGGCAGTTTGAATAAAGTTAAGACCGAACTGGCTGTTTGATAAGCTTTGTACAACGTTTTTGTTATGTGAAACGTTGAATGAAGTACGCCATGTAAAGGCCTGTGATTTTACAGGTACCGCGTTTATAACAACCTCGATACCGCTGTTTTTTATTTTACCTACGTTAGCAGTGTAAAACGGATAAAAATACAGTGTGGTTGATACCGGGTAAGTATAAATCAGGTCGGATGTTTTCTTGATATAGTAATCCACCGAACCGGTTAAACGATTGTTAAAAAAGCCAAAATCCAGACCGATGTTGGTGGTAGCAGTACTTTCCCATTTCAGGTCCGGGTTATCGTTACGTACCGGGCCAATAGGGTTAACAATATTCCCATTGCTCAGGAATTTACCGCCACCGGGAGGCACACCATAAATTAACCTCGCAGTAAAGGCATCAAAACCTAAGCTGTTACCAGATACACCATAACCAGCTCTTAACTTTAGGTCGCTGATAACGGGAACTGATTTCATGAACTCTTCGTTGATGATCTTCCATCCTCCGGAAATAGCCGGGAAATAACCATGGCGCTGGTTAACACCAAATGCCGATGAACCGTCTTCCCTTAGAGAAGCCTGGAATAGGTATTTATTTGAAAACTCATACTGGCCACGTGCGTAAAATGAAACGAATCTTAACGTGGAAATATAGTTAGGATTGAACACAATTTGTGAGAGCTGGGTAGGGTTTGACAGCGCCAGGTAATTATAAGTTAAAGCGTCATTCGAAAAGCCCTGTGTTTGTACGCCAAACCCATCATTGTTACGGTCTTGCTGATAAGAATAACCACCTAATAATTTCAGCGAGTGTTTCCCAAAAACACGATCATAGTTAAAATAAGCTTCAACCACGTTGCTGGTGTTGGTATAAGCACTACGTACTGCAACACCACCAGCGTTAACATATATGCCCGACTGACTGGTAGAGTAGGTGTTAACATTGTTCTGCTCCTTTTGAGTTGACCCGGATACGGTAAATTTCAAACCGTTCAGGATGTCAACAGAGGCAAAACCATTAATCAGTGTTTTGTTGTTCTCTGTTCTGGTAAAGTTGTTATTTATTAATGATAACGGGTTTAAAGGACCGCTGCCTGTACGGGTATAGTTTTCTTTATAGGTACCATCCGGGTTAAAAGGACTAACCGTTGGCAGGTAGAATAAAATACCCGATAACACCTGGCTTTGGAAGATATCGTTGTTTTTGGTAGCGCTGTTGGTAAGCGTGATACCCAATTTTAAACGATCATTAAAAAAACGTTGGTTAATGTAACCTTTATAAATGGTACGCTCCAGGCTGGTGTTTCTCAATATACCATTGTTTTTCATGTAGTTTACACTTGCACCATACTCCGAGTTGGTGCCGGCTCCGCCGTATGAAAGATTATGGTTTTGTGAATAACCGGTCCTTTCGGCCAGTTTTTGCCAATTGGTATTTGAACCATCATCATCAGCAGTGCTTAATTTAGGCACGCCATTATCGGTTAAATATTTACGCAGCTCGTCGCCGGTAAGTACATCAATGTTTTTTGACACGTTCTCAACGGCGCCATAAGCACTGTAAGTTAACCTTGTTTGACCGGCTTTGGCCCTGCGGGTAGTAACAATGATTACACCGTTGGCAGCACGTGAACCGTAAATAGCAGTCGACGATGCATCTTTCAACACATCGATACTCTCGATATCGGCAGGGGCCAAAAGATCTATAGATGCACCCGGGACACCGTCAATTACATAAAAAGGCTGCTGTGCAGCACCTTCACGCAAAGTTGAGGGCCCCCTTAAAATAGTGGCCGGCTGTTTGTTAGGGTCGCCGCTTTTGGTAATATTTAAACCGGCTACCTTACCCTGCAATAGTTCGGCAGGAGTGGTTAATACACCAGCATTAAAATCTTCGGCTTTAACCGAAGTGATAGCGCCTGTTACATCCTTGCGGCTTGCGGTACCATAACCGATAACTACAACATCTTTAAGTTGTTTGGTATCGGTAACCATAGTAACATTCACCGTGTTCTTTTCGCCAACAGTAACTTCCTTTGGTACCGAACCTAAAAAGGTAAATTTAAGTACATCGCCGGCACCGCTTGTTTTTACGGTATAGGCACCGTTAGCATTGGTTGAGGTTGATCTTCCCGAACTTTTTACGGTTACCACTACGCCGGGTAAAGGAAGATTACTTTCATCGGTAACGGTACCTTTTATGGTGCCGTCCTGCGCAAAAACCACTGACGAGGCTATAAACATCAGCAGGAAAAGACAAATCGTTTTACTTTTTTCAAAAAAGAGCCTTAAAATAAATCTGTAGTTTTTTTTCATAGTTTTAATTAATGACAAACCCTGTTTTAATAGTTGCCCCGAGTTGAGATAGGAGGGCGATAATTGGTGCAAAGCAACGGTTGTTTTATTATCAGGAAATAAATATAGGGTTAACTTATCTATTAATTAAAATCAATATTGTTTTTCTTATTTGTGCTGCTTTTGGCTGGTTTTCAGCTTTTTGCTATCGATAAACAAGCAGACTTTGTTAACCGGGGATTAACAGGATTTAAACTTTGGCGTTTTGTAAAAAGGGTGTTATGAAGCAATCCCTAAAAATTTGACCTTTTTTCAATCGATGGAAAACATCTGTTTAGAAGCTGCAACGCAATTTACCGGTAGGCCAGCGATATCATCGCATAATGTTCATTTGCCTGAACGGTGAACATGAATTTGTCATTTTCGAAGATCTTTTTACCTGCTTTCGATGTATCCCCGGGTTTATCATCTATTATTTTATCAAAATCATGGTTTTCAAGATATTCGGAAAACGAGAAATTATACGCAACTGGCCCCATTAAGCGAAGTTCATTCATCCTGATAGCGATAGCCATATTCCTTTGTTTGTTTACCCATCTGTTTTTCTCCGGATTATACGACCAGCCAGGGTTGACCTTATTAAGTTCGGCAGTGTAGGTGACAGGTTCGGCATCTATTAACCGCATCATATCGGCGGCGGTTATCTCTCTTTCTGTGGTTTTTAGTTTATTGGTGCTTTGGAAGTGAAAAACAAGTAGTAATGCAAGGGCCGCAATAATTATAAAACCAACCCACAGGTAATACCGCCGTTTATTGGAATAGGCATTCAGCGCATATTCATATAAAGACAACTCCTTTTTAATTGCAGCAAGTGCCTGCCTTGCTTCGGCCCGGGCAACACCTTCGGCCATCAGTAAAGCCTCAATTTGATAATCGGTATTGCCATCGGCTATCATCCATTTTATTTGATCAGTAATCTGTTGCTTATCCATTGGTAATGGTGATGAGACCAGGTTTAGTTTAAAACTGAAGATACATATTTTTACAAAGGCAACACAGCAGGAGATAAAAATGCAGATAACGTTTCTTGAATGGATTTCGCCCGGCAAAAAAGCACTCATTTTTTTAAAGCACAGTTTATAATTATTATTGCACCGCTTTAGCTCTTCAAAACCAAATGAAACGCATTCTTCCGGTAATTGTACTCTCGCAGTTTTTTTGTACTTCATTGTGGTTTGCGGGTAACGCCGTTATGGGCGATATTGCTAAACAGCTGCGGCTTGAACCATCGTACCTCGCCTACTTAACAAGCGCTGTTCAACTGGGCTTTATCACAGGCACCCTTGTTTTTGCCATCCTTGGTATTGCCGACAGGGTTTCGCCGGTGCGGGTGTTTTTTACCTGCGCGCTTGTTGCCGCAGTTGTCAACGCCCTGGCATGTTTACCAGGAACGAATGCCGGGATGATATTAGTGCTAAGGTATGCTACAGGTTTTTTCCTGGCAGGGATCTACCCGGTGGGCATGAAGATAGCCTCAGACCATTATCCGCAGGGATTGGGAAAAGCTCTCGGTTTTTTGGTTGGGGCATTGGTTTTAGGCACAGCGTTGCCGCACCTGCTTAAAAACCTGATGGCCACGTTGCCATGGCGCTACGTTATCTTGTCGACATCGATATTAGCCGCTTTGGGCGGATGTACGATGGTATTATTGGTGCCTGACGGCCGGGAAAGGAAGCCGGGAGTAGCGCTTAATCCGGCTGCGTTTTTACAAAGTTTTCGAAACAGGCAATTCAGGGCAGCAGCCTTTGGTTATTTTGGCCACATGTGGGAGCTTTATGCTTTTTGGGCTTTTGTCCCCATGATGCTAACCGCCTACAATAATCGGTTTTCAAATGCAGTTTTGAATGTCCCCTTATTGTCTTTTCTCATTATTGGGATGGGCGCTTTGGCCTGTGCAGCCAGCGGTATCATATCAAAATATCTGGGAGTGAAAAAAGTAGCTACCATCGCGTTGGCAATTTCTTGCACCTGTTGCCTGGTATCGCCGCTATTTTTATTTACCGGCTCGACATGGATATTGATTTCATTTTTATTGATATGGGCTATTGCAGTCATTGCCGATTCGCCGTTGTTTTCAACATTGGTTGCGCAAAATGCCGAGCAGCAATTAAGAGGTACCGCGCTAACCATTGTTAATTGCATAGGCTTTGCCATTACTATTATAAGTATTCAACTGATCGCGGCTTTACGAACGGCCGAAAACGCGCGATATATTTATATGCTAATGGCCATAGGGCCGGTTTGGGGATTAATGGCATTGATAAACGGGCGGAACACCAACAAGGGATAGAAAAAAGAAAAGCTCCGGATCATAAACCCGGAGCTTTTCTTTTTATTGCTTAATTATTAAATGCTTACCTAAATTTAATATTAACACTCCCTCCTGATGCCTCTGCTTTAACCGGAATGCCGCCGCCATTGTATTTGCCGCTAACCCGTTCTTTTTCCCATTGCCCGTTAAATTTGGCAACCGATGATGGAGAAACACCTTCACCTCGCAGGTCGAGGTCATAGCCCTGGTTTTGCGGAAGTTCGATATCAACATTGCCGGCGCTTGATTCCAGTTTAAGATATTTGCCAACTTTTAGCATTTGGGCGTACAGACCGCCGCCGCTGGTTTGTGCGCTAATACTCCCTGCCATGCGTTTAAGATCAATGCTCCCGCCGGAAGTACTGGTGATAAGCTCGCCGCTGATGTTATTACCGTTAACGCCGCCACCGCTGGTCTCGGCGTTAATGGTGCCCTTTAGGTTTTCTAAAGTTATACCACCGCCACTGGTTTCAAGCCTGATCCTGCCGTTACAGTTTTTAGCCTCAATACCGCCGCCGCTGGTTTCAAGCGAAATATCATCGCCCGAATTGGAAACATGGATGCCGCCGCCTGAGGTGTTACCGCGGATGGTACCGTAAAGCCTGTCGATAGTTAAACCGCCGCCGCTGGTGCTAAATTTTTCGTTGCCTTTTAAGTTATCAAGACCAATACCGCCGCCGCTGGTTTCCAGGTCGGTTGCGCATTGCTGCGGTACATAAATACGAAACGAGATGCTCAATGAACTTCTCCAGTTAAAAAAGTTTTGACGCTTGCTTTTGGCGATGGCCCTAACTTCATGCCCGCTAACCGATATATCGAGCGTATAATCTTTATCAAGGCGTTTTTTGATCTCTTCTTTTGAAAGCTCGCTGCCGTTGTTGCCTTTAATGTAAACTTCCACCCGCGGAGCTTGTCCGGCTTGCCCGCTAACTACAATACCACCGGCCGATGTACGTACCACGGCGCTGGTAATAGCATCGTTAGCTAATGATTTGGTAAGATATAACGAACGGCTGTCGCCATCTTGCGCTGCCGCCACCGCGGTTTGCCCGGCGAGCAGAAGAAGTAAAATATAATTTTTCATAAATGGGGTTTTAATCGTGATACAACTATGACCACACTTTACCCCTATACGTTACAGGTGTTTAAATTTTTATTATTTAAGCCGAAAGCTAAATGCGTAAAGCCAAAGGCCGAAAAATGGTTTCCAAGTATAGAGTGGCTTTAATTGGCCATACATAGTTACTTACGGCCGCCATTTAAACGACATGCTGTCGATAGCCCGCATCGTACATAAAATCCCGTTCAAATGATCATGCTCATGCTGCATCAGTTCAGATAGGGCATCCGTCATTACCCACTGCTGTTGCTGCCAGTTTTCGTCAAGGTAATTTACGGTGATGGTTTTATGCCTTTTAACTTTTACCAGCAGGTTAGGAAAGCTCATGCAATCGTCCCAAAGTTCAAAAAGTTCATCGCTGGCATCCTGTATTTCGGGGTTAATGAAAACTACAGGCTTGTCAATATTCATGTAAACGAGGCGTTTCATGATGCCCAGTTGCGGAGCTGCGATAGCCCGGCCAAAGTTGTACTTCTGCCTGATCTCCTGCATTACATGGTGCATGTCTTCAACCCAACCGCTTACCAGCGACAATTCGTTTCGTAATACCGGCGGGCAAACCTGGTAAAGGCGCTCATCGCCAAGCAGCAAAATATCGTTCAATTTTTTCATTCCATAGTAAAACGTAAATTTATTACTTCCGGAATCATGTTAATCCCTCATGAATTGCTTTAACTTTATATCAAGACCCAAATAAGCGGAAATGCGGGAAAGCCAAACATTGACTTTCTTATCCAAATAAAGTTTTTTTGTAGTTAATTTAGATCCCATGCAGCCAAAAGAAATTTTAAAAGAGCACGTAGGCAAAACCGCCTCGCTGAGTGATGAGCAGTTCGATTATTTCTTTTCGCATTTTACCTACAGAACATTTAAAAAAGGGCAAACTATAATCGGGGAAGGTGATAAAGTAGACAGTGAGTATTTTGTACTTTCGGGCTATCTGAAGTCGTTTTTTATTAACGACGATATGAAAATGTTTATCCTGCAGTTTGCCATGCCTACCTGGTGGGCTTCAGATTATAACGCGCTTTACAGCGGTGAACGTGCTACAATTAGCCTGGATTGTATTACAGATGCCGAAGTACTTTGCCTCGCCGGCCAGGACCGCGAAAAACTTTGTAATGAAATTCACGCAAGCGAGCACTTTTTTCGCTGGCGTACCAATAGGGGCTATGTAGCTGCTCAAAAAAGGCTGCTATCATTTATG from Mucilaginibacter sp. SJ includes:
- a CDS encoding DUF4097 family beta strand repeat-containing protein, which encodes MKNYILLLLLAGQTAVAAAQDGDSRSLYLTKSLANDAITSAVVRTSAGGIVVSGQAGQAPRVEVYIKGNNGSELSKEEIKKRLDKDYTLDISVSGHEVRAIAKSKRQNFFNWRSSLSISFRIYVPQQCATDLETSGGGIGLDNLKGNEKFSTSGGGLTIDRLYGTIRGNTSGGGIHVSNSGDDISLETSGGGIEAKNCNGRIRLETSGGGITLENLKGTINAETSGGGVNGNNISGELITSTSGGSIDLKRMAGSISAQTSGGGLYAQMLKVGKYLKLESSAGNVDIELPQNQGYDLDLRGEGVSPSSVAKFNGQWEKERVSGKYNGGGIPVKAEASGGSVNIKFR
- a CDS encoding peptide deformylase, which translates into the protein MKKLNDILLLGDERLYQVCPPVLRNELSLVSGWVEDMHHVMQEIRQKYNFGRAIAAPQLGIMKRLVYMNIDKPVVFINPEIQDASDELFELWDDCMSFPNLLVKVKRHKTITVNYLDENWQQQQWVMTDALSELMQHEHDHLNGILCTMRAIDSMSFKWRP
- a CDS encoding Crp/Fnr family transcriptional regulator; its protein translation is MQPKEILKEHVGKTASLSDEQFDYFFSHFTYRTFKKGQTIIGEGDKVDSEYFVLSGYLKSFFINDDMKMFILQFAMPTWWASDYNALYSGERATISLDCITDAEVLCLAGQDREKLCNEIHASEHFFRWRTNRGYVAAQKRLLSFMNNNARHRYEELLAQYPTLYNVVPKQLIASYLGVSRETLSRLYHS